The proteins below come from a single Eubacterium limosum genomic window:
- the yqeK gene encoding bis(5'-nucleosyl)-tetraphosphatase (symmetrical) YqeK codes for MNVAEIQKKLKKELKPKRYEHTLNVVDSALKLAEIYPCDANKVKYAALLHDCAKNYSDAELLATAEKHYLNVDEITLREPQLLHGPVGAVVARTEYGVENKEILGAIKYHTTGRKNMSVLEKIIYLADFIEPGRSYPGVDKLRKMAFENLDDAMIQALTNTVRYISGIGGLIHERTVSARNYLILEKMDREKNEKE; via the coding sequence ATGAACGTTGCGGAAATTCAAAAAAAATTAAAAAAAGAACTAAAGCCCAAGCGTTATGAGCACACCTTAAACGTGGTGGACTCAGCCTTGAAGCTGGCGGAAATCTATCCCTGTGACGCGAACAAGGTGAAATACGCGGCCCTGCTGCACGACTGTGCCAAAAATTACAGTGACGCAGAGCTTCTGGCAACAGCGGAGAAGCATTACCTCAATGTTGATGAGATCACCCTGCGTGAGCCGCAGCTGCTGCACGGCCCCGTGGGGGCAGTGGTAGCCCGGACGGAGTACGGCGTTGAGAACAAGGAAATCCTCGGCGCCATCAAATACCACACAACCGGGCGGAAAAACATGAGTGTTCTCGAAAAAATTATCTATCTCGCTGATTTTATCGAGCCTGGGCGCAGCTACCCGGGCGTGGATAAGCTCAGGAAGATGGCTTTTGAAAATCTGGATGACGCGATGATCCAGGCGCTGACCAACACCGTCCGCTATATCAGCGGAATCGGCGGCCTGATTCACGAAAGGACCGTCTCGGCACGTAACTATTTGATCCTTGAAAAAATGGATCGTGAAAAAAATGAAAAGGAGTGA
- the rsfS gene encoding ribosome silencing factor codes for MIDIEPKEFAEKVKEWIDAKNGTDVEIIDIAEVSTLGDYFVIASGNSERQVKAIADNVEYEAEKLGIVPKSVEGAREARWILLDYYDVIVHIFHAEERQFYNLERLWKDGTRPSTFE; via the coding sequence GTGATTGATATCGAACCAAAAGAGTTTGCAGAAAAAGTAAAAGAGTGGATTGACGCTAAAAATGGAACCGACGTTGAAATTATTGATATTGCGGAGGTTTCGACCCTGGGCGATTATTTTGTCATCGCCAGCGGTAATTCGGAACGCCAGGTTAAGGCCATTGCCGACAATGTCGAATATGAAGCCGAAAAGCTTGGTATTGTCCCGAAAAGCGTTGAAGGAGCACGGGAAGCCCGTTGGATTTTACTGGACTACTATGACGTGATCGTCCATATTTTCCATGCGGAGGAACGCCAGTTCTACAACCTGGAACGCCTCTGGAAAGACGGAACAAGACCTTCTACCTTTGAATAA
- the ychF gene encoding redox-regulated ATPase YchF, with product MKIGIVGLPNVGKSTIFNAITKAGAESANYPFCTIDPNVGVVTVPDERLEVLEKMYQSKRVVPTTIEFVDIAGLVRGASKGEGLGNKFLSHIREVDAIAHVVRCFEDENVVHVEGKIDPLDDLETINLELILADLEMVDRRVEKTRKAAKGDKAEKANLEILEKLKAILEAGRMPLDTDFSEDEWQYVSGLQLISTKPVLYIANVSEDDLISDNAMVKALKEKVSGDNREVIKISAKIEEEIAELDDEEKALFLTDLGLEASGLDQVIRAGYKLLGLITFLTAGPEETRAWTIRKGTKAPQAAGKIHSDIERGFIRAEITTYEQLVEAGSDVKAKELGVTRIEGKDYVMQDGDVTFFRFNV from the coding sequence ATGAAAATTGGAATTGTCGGATTACCCAACGTCGGTAAAAGTACAATTTTTAATGCGATAACAAAAGCCGGCGCAGAATCCGCCAACTATCCCTTTTGTACCATCGACCCCAATGTAGGGGTGGTGACCGTACCGGATGAACGTCTGGAAGTGCTTGAGAAAATGTATCAGTCCAAGAGAGTGGTGCCCACCACCATTGAATTTGTGGACATTGCGGGCCTGGTCCGAGGCGCCAGCAAAGGCGAGGGTCTGGGCAATAAGTTTTTGTCCCATATCCGTGAGGTTGATGCCATCGCCCATGTGGTTCGCTGCTTTGAGGACGAGAATGTCGTTCATGTCGAGGGAAAGATCGACCCTCTGGACGACCTTGAAACCATCAACCTTGAGCTGATTTTAGCCGATCTGGAAATGGTAGACCGCCGGGTTGAAAAAACGCGTAAAGCCGCAAAGGGCGATAAAGCTGAAAAGGCGAACCTCGAAATTCTGGAAAAGCTGAAGGCTATTCTGGAAGCGGGAAGAATGCCTCTGGATACGGATTTTTCGGAGGATGAATGGCAGTATGTTTCCGGACTTCAGCTTATTTCCACAAAGCCAGTCCTGTACATTGCGAATGTGTCTGAGGACGACCTGATTTCAGACAACGCCATGGTCAAAGCTTTAAAAGAAAAGGTGTCCGGTGATAACCGTGAGGTCATTAAAATTTCCGCCAAGATCGAGGAAGAGATCGCTGAGCTCGACGATGAGGAAAAAGCCCTGTTTCTGACAGATCTGGGTCTTGAAGCCTCTGGGCTGGATCAGGTTATCCGCGCGGGTTACAAGCTGCTGGGCCTGATCACCTTCCTGACCGCCGGGCCAGAGGAAACACGCGCCTGGACCATCCGAAAGGGCACAAAAGCGCCGCAGGCAGCCGGAAAGATCCACTCCGACATTGAGCGGGGCTTTATCCGGGCTGAGATTACCACCTATGAACAGCTGGTGGAAGCCGGCTCGGACGTCAAGGCCAAAGAACTTGGAGTGACCCGGATCGAGGGTAAAGACTACGTCATGCAGGATGGCGATGTCACATTTTTCAGGTTTAATGTATAA
- a CDS encoding B12-binding domain-containing radical SAM protein, with the protein MSKCVLVGVNAKYVHTNLAIRALKAAAQAENIELCEVTINDQMNVVVGRLLRMQGDYYGFSCYIWNMDFIAKISEVLKKSRPNCIVFWGGPEVSYDSGRLLEDHPFVDYIISGEGETVFPEFVKTLQSRDKTPLLKMENVNWFGRNVSHSHVSGEKVGIVEDLDALPFPYDDQNIQPISDKIIYYESMRGCPFQCSYCLSSTLQKVRFLPLERVFRELDFFISHDVKQVKFVDRTFNVDIRRTKAIIAYLVKKECATNFHFEIAGDLLDDELLEMIAKAPKGLMQFEIGIQSTHDETLEAITRKTDLEKIRKNVKRLIGFKNCHVHVDLIAGLPKETYAVFKKSFDETIAIEPDMLQLGFLKLLKGTKIRKEADKFYYRYASFPPYEVISNDFISSDELMRLKDIEDLVDRYYNSGAFYLSLKYIFENQCWGSPFEFFEAFSDYWREEGFYELGKSKEQLYGILQTFTTSGDESPHKEMLGELIKMDYLRQGHRSLPVFFENRTLSKTAAFEQLKDEGFVAACVPALSGQPAKQVIKRVFFQYFEENALDLAQRYLGTEPGRGSLCVFYEGAMIRVAG; encoded by the coding sequence ATGAGTAAATGTGTATTAGTGGGTGTCAATGCAAAATATGTGCACACCAATCTTGCCATAAGAGCTCTGAAAGCAGCCGCGCAGGCGGAAAATATCGAGCTTTGTGAGGTAACCATTAACGACCAGATGAACGTGGTGGTCGGCAGGCTTTTGAGAATGCAGGGAGATTACTATGGCTTTTCCTGCTATATCTGGAATATGGACTTTATTGCAAAAATCAGTGAAGTGCTGAAAAAGAGCAGGCCCAACTGCATTGTCTTCTGGGGAGGGCCTGAGGTTTCCTATGACAGCGGGCGCCTTCTGGAGGATCACCCATTCGTGGATTATATTATTTCCGGCGAGGGGGAAACCGTTTTTCCTGAATTTGTAAAGACACTGCAGAGCCGGGATAAAACCCCGCTTCTGAAAATGGAAAACGTCAACTGGTTTGGGCGCAATGTGTCCCATTCGCATGTAAGCGGCGAAAAGGTGGGGATTGTCGAGGATCTGGACGCACTGCCCTTCCCCTATGACGACCAAAATATCCAGCCGATTTCAGACAAAATCATTTATTATGAAAGCATGCGGGGCTGCCCCTTCCAGTGTTCCTACTGCCTTTCTTCCACCCTGCAGAAGGTACGTTTTCTGCCCCTCGAGCGTGTTTTCAGAGAGCTGGATTTTTTCATCAGCCACGATGTAAAGCAGGTGAAATTTGTGGACCGCACCTTCAATGTCGATATCCGGCGGACCAAGGCCATCATCGCTTACCTGGTCAAAAAGGAATGCGCTACGAATTTTCATTTTGAGATCGCGGGGGATCTGCTGGACGATGAGCTTCTTGAGATGATTGCAAAAGCACCAAAGGGCCTGATGCAGTTTGAGATCGGTATCCAGAGCACTCATGATGAAACGCTGGAGGCGATCACGCGAAAGACTGATCTGGAAAAGATCCGGAAAAATGTGAAGCGTCTCATCGGGTTTAAAAACTGCCATGTGCACGTGGACCTGATCGCCGGGCTGCCAAAGGAAACCTATGCGGTTTTTAAAAAGTCCTTTGACGAGACCATTGCCATTGAGCCAGATATGCTGCAGCTGGGATTTTTAAAGCTGCTGAAGGGGACAAAGATCCGAAAAGAAGCGGATAAATTTTATTACCGCTACGCGAGCTTTCCGCCTTATGAGGTGATCAGTAATGATTTTATCTCCTCGGATGAGCTTATGCGCTTAAAGGACATTGAGGACCTGGTAGACCGCTATTACAATTCCGGCGCCTTTTATCTGAGTTTGAAGTATATTTTTGAAAACCAGTGCTGGGGCTCACCCTTTGAATTTTTTGAGGCTTTCTCGGACTATTGGCGGGAGGAAGGCTTCTATGAGCTGGGAAAATCAAAGGAACAGCTCTACGGGATTCTGCAGACATTTACGACCTCAGGCGACGAGTCGCCCCATAAAGAAATGCTCGGGGAGCTGATCAAAATGGATTATCTCAGGCAGGGGCACCGCTCCCTTCCCGTTTTTTTTGAAAACCGGACCCTCTCAAAAACAGCGGCCTTTGAGCAGCTGAAGGACGAAGGTTTTGTGGCTGCCTGTGTGCCTGCGCTCTCAGGACAGCCTGCCAAGCAGGTGATCAAGCGCGTCTTTTTCCAGTATTTTGAAGAAAACGCCCTTGACCTTGCCCAGAGGTATCTGGGGACAGAGCCGGGCAGGGGAAGCCTCTGCGTCTTTTATGAGGGTGCGATGATCCGGGTGGCCGGGTAA
- a CDS encoding sensor histidine kinase, with protein sequence MSSNRVREPKPMKLYTRIVLFFVLAFSILLIISFVMVFYFSQQIVLNENRSNLIKFNSYIINVIKENEESLLSLPTSSRLDFISEKIYPNIKDNTLISYKISDNYGDVYLSSEGVEDLLNQDNFSEYNIDIFKLHIDNPADQTEDNVDVDSFRYNKNEYYYLGSSYLVSDDYTIYIQVVKNLNDSFVYMTALFSIQIAISIVCLAVIIFIGIYGTKRSLKPLIEIAETAKNITENNLNTRIKETGNDDELDQLIKSLNQMIGQLESAFDAQKQFVSDASHELRIPLTVIQGYSDILSSWGKENPQLLEESVDSINEEIQNMKKLVEELLLITRLENNYFTQKFEPADLGELVTKVYNECEMIDATHSFELTRADPCLVKCNESLILQALRALADNSMKYTPAQGKICFSCTETANRCILSVIDTGIGIPESELENVRRRFFRVDSDRSRETGGTGLGLSIIESIVKLHRGELVIESTLGQGTAMKIILMR encoded by the coding sequence ATGTCATCAAATAGGGTTCGGGAACCAAAACCGATGAAGCTCTACACGCGCATCGTCCTGTTTTTTGTGCTGGCGTTCTCCATTCTGCTGATCATTTCCTTTGTGATGGTGTTTTACTTTTCCCAGCAAATTGTTTTAAACGAAAACCGGAGCAATCTCATAAAATTCAACAGCTATATCATCAACGTGATCAAGGAAAACGAAGAGTCGCTGCTGTCACTTCCCACCAGCAGCCGGCTGGACTTTATCTCTGAAAAAATATACCCCAATATCAAGGATAATACCTTGATTTCTTATAAAATCTCGGATAACTACGGGGATGTGTATCTGTCCTCCGAGGGCGTGGAGGATCTTCTGAACCAGGATAACTTTTCGGAATACAACATCGACATCTTCAAGCTGCACATTGACAACCCCGCCGACCAGACCGAGGACAATGTGGACGTGGATTCTTTCCGCTACAATAAAAACGAGTATTATTATCTCGGCTCAAGCTATCTTGTCAGCGACGACTACACCATTTACATCCAGGTCGTAAAAAATCTGAATGACAGCTTCGTCTACATGACCGCCCTGTTCAGTATCCAGATTGCCATCAGCATTGTCTGCCTTGCGGTCATTATCTTTATCGGGATTTACGGCACCAAGCGCTCTCTTAAGCCGCTGATCGAGATCGCCGAGACCGCTAAAAACATCACAGAAAACAACCTGAACACCCGTATCAAAGAGACCGGAAACGACGACGAGCTGGATCAGCTCATCAAATCCCTCAATCAGATGATCGGCCAGCTCGAATCAGCTTTTGACGCTCAGAAGCAGTTTGTCTCAGACGCATCGCACGAGCTTCGGATTCCTCTGACCGTCATCCAGGGCTACTCGGACATCCTCTCCTCTTGGGGCAAGGAAAACCCGCAGCTCCTGGAAGAATCTGTGGATTCTATTAACGAAGAGATACAGAATATGAAAAAGCTGGTGGAGGAGCTGCTCCTGATCACCCGCCTTGAAAACAACTATTTCACACAGAAATTTGAGCCGGCGGACCTGGGCGAGCTTGTCACAAAGGTATACAATGAATGCGAAATGATCGACGCCACCCATTCCTTTGAGCTGACCCGGGCCGACCCCTGTCTGGTAAAATGCAATGAATCGCTCATATTACAGGCTTTAAGGGCACTTGCCGACAACAGCATGAAATACACCCCGGCGCAGGGAAAAATCTGTTTCAGCTGCACTGAGACGGCAAACAGGTGTATCCTGTCTGTCATCGACACAGGCATCGGCATTCCTGAGAGCGAACTCGAAAATGTGCGCCGGCGTTTCTTCCGGGTCGACAGCGACCGTTCAAGGGAAACCGGTGGTACAGGCCTTGGCCTCTCCATCATCGAGAGCATTGTAAAACTCCACCGGGGCGAGCTCGTGATCGAGAGCACCCTGGGACAGGGAACAGCCATGAAGATTATTTTAATGCGGTAG
- a CDS encoding response regulator transcription factor → MDCILIVEDDKKISRIIELQLNHAGFETAKAFNGREAIDVFNNTPDIGLVLLDIMLPQLNGYEVLKYIREHSPELPVIFLTAKDDTGDVVNGLNLGADDYITKPFIFDELLARIRANLRKKAAVSPRNSVCFEDLSIDLDTFMVTRGGDSIELSKTEFDLLHYLVLNHGLVQSREQILDQVWGFDYFGNDNIVDVYIKYLRDKIDKPFERKLIQTVRGRGYVIK, encoded by the coding sequence ATGGATTGCATACTTATTGTTGAGGATGATAAAAAAATTTCCCGTATCATCGAGCTTCAGCTGAACCACGCAGGCTTTGAAACAGCCAAGGCCTTTAACGGGCGTGAGGCCATTGATGTTTTCAATAATACCCCGGACATCGGCCTGGTTCTGCTGGACATCATGCTTCCCCAGCTTAACGGCTACGAGGTTCTAAAATACATACGCGAGCATTCTCCCGAGCTGCCCGTTATATTTCTCACCGCAAAGGACGATACCGGCGATGTTGTCAACGGCCTCAATCTCGGAGCCGATGACTATATCACCAAGCCCTTTATTTTTGACGAGCTACTGGCGCGCATCCGGGCGAATCTCCGTAAAAAAGCCGCTGTCTCGCCCAGGAACAGTGTTTGCTTTGAGGATCTGTCCATCGACCTTGATACCTTTATGGTCACCCGCGGCGGCGATAGCATCGAGCTTTCAAAAACAGAGTTTGACCTTCTGCACTACCTCGTGCTCAACCACGGACTTGTCCAGTCCCGGGAACAGATTCTGGACCAGGTATGGGGCTTTGACTATTTTGGAAATGACAATATCGTAGACGTTTATATAAAATACCTGAGGGACAAAATTGACAAACCCTTTGAAAGAAAGCTGATCCAGACAGTGAGAGGGCGCGGCTATGTCATCAAATAG